Proteins from one Panicum virgatum strain AP13 chromosome 7K, P.virgatum_v5, whole genome shotgun sequence genomic window:
- the LOC120641363 gene encoding NAC domain-containing protein 7-like, with product MDAFTHVPPGFRFHPTDEELVDYYLRKKVALKKIDLDVIKDVDLYKIEPWDLQEKCKIGNEEQNEWYFFSHKDKKYPTGTRTNRATTAGFWKATGRDKPIYVKNCLVGMRKTLVFYKGRAPNGQKSDWIMHEYRLETNENGFPHEEGWVVCRVFRKRLATVQRMAGDSPYWFSDHAGFMAPELLGSPRQAAAHHQQSAAAMYHRPQSSSSSYHTCKVELEYHHLLPQEHFLQQLPQLESPTNKLPDLIGQVAATLQPCSLTQEHGAPRYTVPELHGAEPVYLPAGDASGTDWRALDRFVASQFVSHGDTDTTPKGSSYSDPAVQVFHQQAEEKEEEALEYVSTSASCGGDNDLWK from the exons atggACGCTTTCACTCATGTTCCTCCAGGCTTTCGTTTCCACCCTACCGATGAGGAACTCGTTGATTACTACCTTAGGAAAAAGGTAGCACTGAAGAAGATAGACCTGGATGTCATAAAAGATGTGGATCTGTACAAAATTGAACCTTGGGATCTACAAG AAAAATGCAAGATTGGAAACGAAGAGCAGAACGAGTGGTACTTCTTCAGTCACAAGGACAAGAAATACCCTACGGGCACTCGCACCAACAGAGCAACGACGGCCGGTTTCTGGAAGGCCACCGGAAGGGACAAGCCGATCTATGTGAAGAACTGCCTCGTAGGGATGAGGAAGACACTGGTTTTCTACAAGGGCCGGGCGCCGAATGGACAGAAATCAGACTGGATCATGCACGAGTATCGCCTGGAGACCAACGAAAACGGATTTCCACAT GAGGAAGGATGGGTGGTCTGCAGGGTGTTCAGGAAGCGACTCGCCACCGTCCAAAGAATGGCAGGGGACTCACCTTACTGGTTCAGCGACCACGCCGGGTTCATGGCGCCGGAGCTGCTGGGCTCGccgaggcaggcggcggcgcatcacCAGCAGAGCGCTGCTGCGATGTACCACAGGCcccagagcagcagcagcagctaccaCACTTGCAAGGTGGAGCTGGagtaccaccacctcctcccccAGGAGCACTTCCTGCAGCAGCTCCCCCAGCTGGAGAGCCCCACCAACAAGCTCCCCGACCTCATCGGCCAAGTAGCCGCCACACTCCAACCATGCAGCCTCACACAGGAGCACGGCGCCCCTCGCTACACCGTGCCGGAGCTTCATGGTGCCGAGCCCGTCTACCTGCCAGCTGGGGACGCATCGGGCACGGATTGGAGGGCTCTCGACAGGTTCGTGGCGTCTCAGTTCGTCAGCCACGGTGACACTGACACCACCCCCAAGGGATCCAGTTACTCCGATCCGGCGGTGCAGGTGTTTCATCAGCAGGCcgaggagaaggaagaagaggccCTGGAGTACGTGTCAACGTCGGCCTCCTGCGGAGGGGATAACGACTTGTGGAAATAG